A window of the Streptomyces sp. NBC_00250 genome harbors these coding sequences:
- a CDS encoding GntR family transcriptional regulator, whose product MPASGAVTRNTLRQQIADALRDEVLAGRLQPGEEFTVKQIAEQYGVSATPVREALVDLCAQGLLDSDQHRGFRVHQYSVDDYRGMIEARMLVVDGIFRRDAAMVPPRSAVTEPDLGIGVALVSIRRRGEAAARAARAGDLDILIGYDIRYWRELGRLVAANDYIADFLHKLRVQAWVFSVPYLRSERDMLGWLWSDHVNLVDAITRGDAEAAVAVVREYNTHSMEWADRLEQRAR is encoded by the coding sequence ATGCCCGCGAGCGGAGCTGTCACCCGCAACACCTTGCGACAGCAGATCGCGGACGCGCTCCGTGACGAAGTGCTCGCGGGCCGTCTCCAGCCCGGCGAGGAATTCACGGTCAAGCAGATCGCCGAGCAGTACGGCGTCTCCGCGACACCCGTACGCGAAGCCCTCGTCGACCTCTGCGCGCAGGGCCTCCTCGACTCCGACCAGCACCGCGGCTTCCGCGTCCACCAGTACTCGGTCGACGACTACCGGGGCATGATCGAGGCCCGGATGCTCGTCGTCGACGGCATCTTCCGCCGCGACGCCGCCATGGTCCCGCCCCGCTCCGCCGTCACGGAACCCGACCTCGGCATCGGCGTCGCCCTCGTCTCCATACGGCGCAGGGGCGAGGCGGCGGCCCGCGCGGCCCGCGCCGGGGACCTCGACATCCTCATCGGCTACGACATCCGCTACTGGCGCGAGCTGGGGCGCCTGGTCGCCGCCAACGACTACATCGCCGACTTCCTGCACAAGCTCCGCGTCCAGGCCTGGGTCTTCTCCGTGCCGTACCTGCGCTCCGAGCGCGACATGCTGGGCTGGCTGTGGAGCGACCACGTGAACCTGGTCGACGCGATCACACGCGGTGACGCCGAGGCGGCCGTCGCGGTCGTCCGGGAGTACAACACCCACTCGATGGAATGGGCGGACCGGCTGGAGCAGCGGGCCCGCTGA